In Candidatus Pacearchaeota archaeon, the genomic stretch GGTCTTTTAACTCCTCTTCCCAAAATTGTCTACCACTCTCCTGTTGCATAAAGATTAAGCTAGGCAAGGGATAGGATATTTTACTTTTAGCAAAGCTTTTGGTTTTGATTTTCATAATTTTAATTATGTGTGCTTAACTTAAAGACTAAAAATTTCGATATTCAAACAAAAAATACCCTGATTTATTATTTTTTTGTAGGGTTAAAGAAAACAATTAATTACTGAAAAATGTGTGATGAAATCAAAATACCTAGTAATTATTTTGCAAATTAAATATATCCTATCACAAATGAAATAATTGTCAATAGCTGTTGTTTTTTATTAGATATATTCCCCAATCAATACTCAAGACTCATTAATCTTCATGTTCTGTAAAATACCCAAAGCGATAAAAGTAAACAACAAATTACTACCCCCATAACTAACCATAGGTAAAGGAATTCCAATGACTGGCAAGAATCCTACATTCATTCCAATATTAATTGCCATTTGAATAAAAATTGATAAAGCAAGACCAGTAGCAAAAAGTCTAGTAAAATTAGAACGGGCATCAAGAGCAATTTTTAATATCCTCCAATACATTAATCCGAATAAAGCAAAAATAACTGTAGTTCCCAAAAGTCCTAATTCTTCTCCTATTGAAGAAAAAATAAAATCTGTCTGCGGCTCAGGTAAAAAACCATATTGAGTTTGCGAACCATTGCCTATTCCCTTTCCAAACAATCCCCCAGAACCAATACTTATCTTCGCTTGATTCTGATTCCAACCACCACCAAGCGGATCATCTTGAGGGGCAATAAAATTAAAAACTCTTTCTCTTTGATAATCTTTGAGCATAAAAGACCAAATACCAGCAAAAATCAATACAAAAGCTAAACATAATAGAAGAAAGTCTTTCACTCTTATTCCAGAAACTAAAAGGATTCCTATCCAAATAGAAATCACAATCATCACTGACCCAAACTCTGGATGCAAAAATATTAAAACAGCAGGAATAAAAGCATAAATACCAGAGAGAATAATGTGTCTTATTCTATATAATTCAACGTGCCTTTTAGAAAAATATTTAGCCAAAATCAAAACTAAAACTATTTTAGTCGGTTCAATCGGATCAAAAGAGAATATCCCTATCTTGTACCAAGACTTAATTCCTCTAATCTCTGGAGCAAAAAAGAATACACCAATTAAAGCTAATATACACAAAAAATATAAGGTAAGGATTATTGATGAATTTTCCCTAATTGTTCTGTTGTCTATAAAACTAACTAAAAACATACAAACTAAACTAAAAACAAAAAAACCAATTTGCTTGTATAAATTAGAAAAATCTCCTGACGATGAAGAGCTATATATTGAAACCATCCCTATTATCGCTAATAAAGAACTGGCAACAATTAACGTCCAATCCATTCTTTTAATGTGGCTCAAAAAAGGCATATCAAATTATCATCTTTAAAAACTCTTCTTCTTTTAATATTTTAACCCCTAACTTTTTTGCTTTTTCGTATTTGGAGCCTGGATTAACTCCAGAAACTAAATAATCAATATTCTTAGAAATTGAATCAGAAACCTCTCCTCCTAAAAGAACTATCTTTTCTTTGGCAACATCTCTACTCATTTTTTCTAAAGTTCCTGTTATAACAAATTTTTTTGCCAATAATTTTCCCTCTCTTTTTTCAATAAAATATTTAACTCCCCTATCTTTTAATTTCTTTAAAAATTCTTTGTTCTCTTTTAGGTGAAACCAATCATATATCGATTGAGCAACTACTGGTCCAACATCAGAAATGCTTTCTAATTCTTTAATTGAAGCATTTTCTATCTTCTCAATTGATTTAAAAGAAAGTGCTAAGTCAAAAGATGTTTTTAGTCCTACATTTCTTATTCCTAAAGAATAAATAAAACGAGAAAAAGAAACTTCTTTTTTGTTTTGAATATTTAAAACTATTTTTTTTGCTGATTTATCAGCAAATCTTTCTAGAGGAAGAATGTCACCTTCTTTCAATTCAAATAAATCTGAAGGGTCAGACAACAAGCCTTCTTCTATAAATTTCTCAATTATTTTTGGCCCCAAACCATCGATACTGAATGCCGAACGAGAAACAAAATGCTTAAACCATCCTATCTTTCTACTAAAACAATTATGATTAGGACATCTCCAAACGATTTCATTTTCAGGCTTAACTAATTTTGTTTCGCATGATGGACAATTTGTAGGCATTTCAAAATTATTTTCTTTTCCTGTTCTTAATTCAGGAAAAACTTTAATTACTTCTGGAATAACGTCCCCAGCTCTGCCAACAACTACTGTATCTCCAATCTTCAGCCCTAATCTTTCTATTTCTTTATCATTGTGTAGTGTTGCCCTACTAACAGTAACTCCATTAATCTCTACTGGTTTTAAAATCGCAACTGGTGTCATTGCTCCGGTTCTTCCGACTTGAATTTTAATATCTTCAACTATTGTTGTTGACTGCTTCAGAGGAAATTTTAAAGCAATTGCTCCACGAGGAGCCTTGCCAGCCACCCCTAATTTATCAAAAACTTCATTATTATTTATTGATATTACTAGGCCGTCTATCTCATATGGAAGCTTTTCTCTATTTTTTTGCCAATAAGCATAGAAATCAAAAACCTCATTCATATTCTTACACAGTCTATTGTACTTATTATTTGTTTTAAATCCTAATATTTTTAATATTTTATGTTCTTCTTCATGTGTCTTTTGACCAAAATCAGTTACTAAATCGTAAACATCTGCATCGAGATTTCTCTCAGATGTAATTTTTGAATCAAGTTGGCGTAAAGAACCAGCTGCTAAATTTCTTGGATTGGCGTAAAGAGGCAAGCCATTTTTTCCTCTTTCTTTATTTGTTTTTTCAAATTCCTTTTTTGTTATTATCGCCTCCCCCCTAACAACAATATGAGTTAATTTTTTAAATGGTAACTTTTCTTTTTTTAAATCCTCTACAATATCCTTTTCTTCTCTTAGTTTAAGCGGAATTGCTTCAATTGTTTTTATGTTTTGAGTAACATCCTCTCCAATCTTTCCGTCTCCCCTTGTTGCACCAATTTTTAATATTCCTTTGTCGTAAATCAATTCTATAGCCAATCCATCAAGTTTTGGTTCGCAATAATATTCAATCTTTTCTCCGTGAAGAAGTTTTTTATTTCTATTTTCCCAATTATCCATATCTTCTCTTGAAAAGGCGTCATTCAATGACCGCATCATTTCCTGATGTTCAAATTTTTTAAAAGCACCTATTGGTTTTCCACCCACTCTCTGAGTCGGAGAATCGACAGTTACAAATTCGGGAAAATTTTGTTCTAAGTCAAAAAGTTCCTTTTTCAAGGAATCTAGTACTGATTCCGATATCTCTTCTTTATTTAGAACGTGATAAAGATAGCGGTGATGATTAATTAAATCTCTCAGTTTTTCTATTCTTTTTTTAGCTTCATCTTTATTCATATTAAAAAGCAGCTTCTATCTTTCTGTTTATCGTATTGTATGTTCCTGTAGATTTTATACTGGTTCCTGACGCAACACAATTTGTTGATGGATTAATGATGACGGTATAATAATAATCGGTATCAAAATTATTTGTAAAGCTATCACAACTGCCGAGAATTCTGATATTATACAATGCTTCCTCTATTCCTGTATCAGCCGCATGAAATGCTTTAACTGAACCATCTAAACCCTCTACCATCTTTGCCCCTCCAATAATAATACTAGATAATCCCAAAGTAATGGTTAAAAGAACCGACATTATAATTACTGTTATATAAACTGAGACCCCTTTTTGATTATTATTTATCATGTTAAATATTTAATTTCCTTTGAGAAATGGTTGTCTGTACGATTAAAACTGGTGAATACATCGCTAAAGGAAGTGCTTTCATCTTAATCATAATTGTTATTCTTGGTTGATTCATATCTTCTGCACTACCATCTCCTGATACATTAAAAGTTAAATCATCAACGCTAACCGAAGAAGATGTTATTGGCACCGCTGTTGTGCCAGGATTCTCATCCGTTGATCTAATTTCTTCTATTGCACCGTTATCAAGTAAAAATTTAAGACATTTATAAGTCAATGTTTTAGTATCATATGTTAAAAAAGATATAGAATCTGTTCCCGTTGCATAGTTCTCTCCTGCATTCTCCGCACCAATACAACTTCCATCCGAATCTTTCTCTGCCATTCTTATTGCTTTTGACATATACTCCAAGGCATAGCTTGATTGATTTAATAACCCCTGATTTTGTAAAATTCTTGTTTGAGTATCTAAAACAGAAGTAAAAATATTTACCAAAAGGACCGAAATAAAACCAAAAATAAGGATAGAGACTAACATCTCAATTAAAGTAAAGCCTTTTGTCTTTTGATTATTATTTATCATTTCCAATTATATAAATTTTCTTTTACTACCATTGAATTTGTTTTCCAATAAACAGTAACTGTAATATCTAATTCATCAGTTCCTTGTGATAAAATTTCTATTTTCCTTGCGTACGGCGTTTCAATATCGCCTGTATTATTGCCATATTTATAAAATCCCGTAGAACCATCTATATATAAGCTTCTTCCTGGTGAAGACCAAAGAGTTAAAGCTCCTACGCCTTCTAAACTATAATCAGCCTCACAGCCAACAGTATCAATACATGTCTCTAGACCGCTATTCCAAGCTGCTTCTGCAACCCAATTACTATCTCTTATGTTCTTTACAATCTCTATTCCTTCTTGGCAAAGATAAGCAGCAATAAAACTCTCCCTTTCTATTTGAGTTTTTTTATTATATTTATAAACCGCCTGATAAATGCCCAAAACTCCTATTGTCACAATCAGAATAGAAATAAGCATTTCTAATAAAGTAAAACCTTTTTCTTTTTTAAAAATATTATTCATGTAATTATTTGGTAACCTGAACCATCCCTGCGTTGTTAATTGTTATAGTCCTAGTCTTAGAAACATCGCTTGTTATACAAAGAGTAATTATTGCTGTCTTGCCAGAAGGAACTCCATCGATATAAGTTAAAGGATTTGGGGGCTCAAAAGAAACACTAAGAACATCTACAGAAGGAGGCGCTGTATCTACGAGTGTACAAATTTTAATTCCATTTTCAAGACTGATTGACTCTTTGGTGTAATCTATTGATTCCCCATCATAAGCCATATTTACATCATCATCCTTTTCTTCATAAATAATATAACTATTGGGACTATTTAATTTATCAAAATATAATCCATATCCGTAAGTAGAAGTCCCTCCTGTTCCTATAGAGCCTGCCATTGCCATGTCTTGAGCTCTTCTTATGTCCTGTGCAAGCTTCTGGGCTGATCTTTCTAATGCAAACATTTCATTATTTTTTCCATAATTTGAAAAAAGTGCAACTGTCATCACAGTTATAATCGATATTATAACTAGTACTTCAATTAACGTAAAACCTTTAACTTTTTTCATAATTATACCATTAAAGAAAAATACCAATTAATAATGTTATTCCCAAAGAAAAAACTAATTATCGTTCCTACTACAAGGAATGGTGCAAACGGGACTTCTGACCCAAATCCCTTCCTTTTCAAAAATACTGCCACTGAACCTATTATAGCACCCAAAAGAAAACCTAAAAAGAGTGCAACAATGGTATTAGGAAAACCTAAAAGAAGACCTATTAATAAAGCTAACTTAACGTCTCCAAACCCCATCGCCATTCCTTTCGAAAAAAACCATATCAAAAAGAAAAATAACGCTGCACCAAGAGATGAAGCTATCGTCAAAATTATTTCATGACTACTAATCATTCCATTAAAAAATGAATATAATAACCAGATAATTGATAAAAAAATAGCTGGATAAACAACTTCATCGGGGATAATAAAATACTTTAAATCGAAAACAAAAATGACTATTAGAAAAGCCATTATTATCAACCAAAAAATTAATTGCAGAGAAAATATTGAACCAAGATAAATAAATACTAAAGAAAAAATAATAGCTGTTATTAATTCAATTAAAGGATATTGAAGAGAGATTTTCCTTTTACAATACCTGCACTTCCCCCTTAAAAAAACAAAGCTTAAGACTGGGAACAAATCCCATAATCCTAAACCATGATGACAATGAGGACAATATGATCTACCGACGATAAAGCTTTCTTCTTTGTATAGCCTCCAAATAACACAATTAAGAAAACTGCCAATTATTAATCCAAGAATGAAAATTAGAATTAATTCTATCATAAGTAAATATTAACATATTTAAATAAAAGAAAACATCCCCCAGGGGGGATGTCACAAAATATTTAAATTACAGACAATCTTGACTTGTTGAACATCCAACATTCGTTGATCCAACATTTCCAGCACTATCAATACACCATATTGCACCTCCCAATAACTCCTTTTGCATGCACCATGCTGTTGAGGTCGCATTTACTAATAATGTTCCAGATCCTTGAAGTTGGATATCGTCACATAGAGTAACACCATCAGGATTGCTAGCAGTTCCAAGAATGGAAGTAGCAACTTGATTTGCGGTACAAGAATCGGTTGTTATGCTAACGGCTACATTACTACCATAACTGCCGTTATTGTTCATCTTATAAATCTCTGCTGTTGATCTAAATTGATCCATAGCTGATTTGATTCTAGCGTCTTTAGCAGAGTTTTGCGCACCAGACATAGAAACGATAATAAGACCAGATAAAATACCAATAATAGCAATAACGACCAATAACTCAATTAAAGTAAAACCTTTTGTTTTTTGCATATTTTTAAAAATAGTTAATATCCGACCTTTTTTCTTTTTATATTTTAATTTTATTAAATAATCACTTTATTGTCAATGAGTTTATTTTGGAACAGTCGTACTGATCTGGTATATCGGCAACAAGACAGCAGCAACTAAAAATCCAACCATTAACGCTAAACCAATAATTAATATCGGCTCAATAATGCTTGATAAAGAATCAACAAAAATATCTGTCTCTCTCTTATAAAACCTAACTACGTTAGCGAGAGAAGAGTCTAATCTTCCTGTTTTTTCTCCAACTGATACCATTTGTACGAATAAAGGAGAGATAACTTCGTTATATTGACCCAAAACCATACTTATACTTTCTCCTTTAACAACTCTGTCTCTTGTTTTAAGAATTGTATCTCTGTATATATTATTCCCTATTAAATTTGCTACCACCTCTAAAGCCTCGTTAATAGGAAGACCAGCAGAAATAAGAGTAGAAAAATTTTCTGCAAAACGTGTCAAGAAAAGATTCTTTAAAAATGGTCCAAAAATAGGAATTTTTATAGCAATTTTATCAAAAACATCTTTTCCTTTTATTGTTTTAGGATAATAGACAAAGAAAGCTGCTATTCCTATTATTCCTCCTATAGCTAGATACCAAAACTTAACAAAGAAATCAGAAATGGCTATAATTATTTTTGTTGCTATGGGAAGCTCTTGTCCCGATTCAATTAAAACCTTAACTAATCCAGGAATAACAAAAATCATTAAAACTATAAAAATCAAAACAAAAATAACCATAACTACCATTGGGTAAGTCGCCGCTCCTATCATTTTAGAACGAATAGCATATTCACTTTCTAGGTGATCAGCTACTTTATTCAAAATACTGGGAAGGTTTCCAGAAACTTCTGCTGATTTCATCATGTTGATATAAAAAGGAGAAAAGATTTGAGGAAATTTGCCAAAAGCCTTTGACATTTGAGTACCGCTCCTAACATCATTAGCAATAATATATATTTTTTCTTTGAAATCTTGATTCCTTGTTTGATCACCCAAAGCATCAATAGCTTCTGCTGGAGGGACATTTGAATCAATCATAATTGCAAGTTGTCTTGAAAACATGGCCACGTCTTTCATTGAAGTCCCGGAAAATAATTTAATACTAATCTTCTTGTTTAATACGTCTTTATTTTTTTCATCTTCTCCTTTAATTTCTATGGGAAAAAGGCCATTATTATTTAAAACCTCTAAAGCTGCCTCTTTTGAGGTAGCCTCTATTACTCCAGAATTATTTACTCCTTTTATATCTTTTGCTTGATAAAGATATTTCATATTAATTT encodes the following:
- a CDS encoding prepilin-type N-terminal cleavage/methylation domain-containing protein; translated protein: MNNIFKKEKGFTLLEMLISILIVTIGVLGIYQAVYKYNKKTQIERESFIAAYLCQEGIEIVKNIRDSNWVAEAAWNSGLETCIDTVGCEADYSLEGVGALTLWSSPGRSLYIDGSTGFYKYGNNTGDIETPYARKIEILSQGTDELDITVTVYWKTNSMVVKENLYNWK
- a CDS encoding type II secretion system protein, translated to MKKVKGFTLIEVLVIISIITVMTVALFSNYGKNNEMFALERSAQKLAQDIRRAQDMAMAGSIGTGGTSTYGYGLYFDKLNSPNSYIIYEEKDDDVNMAYDGESIDYTKESISLENGIKICTLVDTAPPSVDVLSVSFEPPNPLTYIDGVPSGKTAIITLCITSDVSKTRTITINNAGMVQVTK
- a CDS encoding type II secretion system protein, encoding MQKTKGFTLIELLVVIAIIGILSGLIIVSMSGAQNSAKDARIKSAMDQFRSTAEIYKMNNNGSYGSNVAVSITTDSCTANQVATSILGTASNPDGVTLCDDIQLQGSGTLLVNATSTAWCMQKELLGGAIWCIDSAGNVGSTNVGCSTSQDCL
- the ligA gene encoding NAD-dependent DNA ligase LigA, giving the protein MNKDEAKKRIEKLRDLINHHRYLYHVLNKEEISESVLDSLKKELFDLEQNFPEFVTVDSPTQRVGGKPIGAFKKFEHQEMMRSLNDAFSREDMDNWENRNKKLLHGEKIEYYCEPKLDGLAIELIYDKGILKIGATRGDGKIGEDVTQNIKTIEAIPLKLREEKDIVEDLKKEKLPFKKLTHIVVRGEAIITKKEFEKTNKERGKNGLPLYANPRNLAAGSLRQLDSKITSERNLDADVYDLVTDFGQKTHEEEHKILKILGFKTNNKYNRLCKNMNEVFDFYAYWQKNREKLPYEIDGLVISINNNEVFDKLGVAGKAPRGAIALKFPLKQSTTIVEDIKIQVGRTGAMTPVAILKPVEINGVTVSRATLHNDKEIERLGLKIGDTVVVGRAGDVIPEVIKVFPELRTGKENNFEMPTNCPSCETKLVKPENEIVWRCPNHNCFSRKIGWFKHFVSRSAFSIDGLGPKIIEKFIEEGLLSDPSDLFELKEGDILPLERFADKSAKKIVLNIQNKKEVSFSRFIYSLGIRNVGLKTSFDLALSFKSIEKIENASIKELESISDVGPVVAQSIYDWFHLKENKEFLKKLKDRGVKYFIEKREGKLLAKKFVITGTLEKMSRDVAKEKIVLLGGEVSDSISKNIDYLVSGVNPGSKYEKAKKLGVKILKEEEFLKMII
- the rodA gene encoding rod shape-determining protein RodA, translated to MDWTLIVASSLLAIIGMVSIYSSSSSGDFSNLYKQIGFFVFSLVCMFLVSFIDNRTIRENSSIILTLYFLCILALIGVFFFAPEIRGIKSWYKIGIFSFDPIEPTKIVLVLILAKYFSKRHVELYRIRHIILSGIYAFIPAVLIFLHPEFGSVMIVISIWIGILLVSGIRVKDFLLLCLAFVLIFAGIWSFMLKDYQRERVFNFIAPQDDPLGGGWNQNQAKISIGSGGLFGKGIGNGSQTQYGFLPEPQTDFIFSSIGEELGLLGTTVIFALFGLMYWRILKIALDARSNFTRLFATGLALSIFIQMAINIGMNVGFLPVIGIPLPMVSYGGSNLLFTFIALGILQNMKINES
- a CDS encoding type II secretion system F family protein translates to MKYLYQAKDIKGVNNSGVIEATSKEAALEVLNNNGLFPIEIKGEDEKNKDVLNKKISIKLFSGTSMKDVAMFSRQLAIMIDSNVPPAEAIDALGDQTRNQDFKEKIYIIANDVRSGTQMSKAFGKFPQIFSPFYINMMKSAEVSGNLPSILNKVADHLESEYAIRSKMIGAATYPMVVMVIFVLIFIVLMIFVIPGLVKVLIESGQELPIATKIIIAISDFFVKFWYLAIGGIIGIAAFFVYYPKTIKGKDVFDKIAIKIPIFGPFLKNLFLTRFAENFSTLISAGLPINEALEVVANLIGNNIYRDTILKTRDRVVKGESISMVLGQYNEVISPLFVQMVSVGEKTGRLDSSLANVVRFYKRETDIFVDSLSSIIEPILIIGLALMVGFLVAAVLLPIYQISTTVPK
- a CDS encoding prepilin peptidase, giving the protein MIELILIFILGLIIGSFLNCVIWRLYKEESFIVGRSYCPHCHHGLGLWDLFPVLSFVFLRGKCRYCKRKISLQYPLIELITAIIFSLVFIYLGSIFSLQLIFWLIIMAFLIVIFVFDLKYFIIPDEVVYPAIFLSIIWLLYSFFNGMISSHEIILTIASSLGAALFFFLIWFFSKGMAMGFGDVKLALLIGLLLGFPNTIVALFLGFLLGAIIGSVAVFLKRKGFGSEVPFAPFLVVGTIISFFFGNNIINWYFSLMV
- a CDS encoding type II secretion system protein; amino-acid sequence: MINNNQKTKGFTLIEMLVSILIFGFISVLLVNIFTSVLDTQTRILQNQGLLNQSSYALEYMSKAIRMAEKDSDGSCIGAENAGENYATGTDSISFLTYDTKTLTYKCLKFLLDNGAIEEIRSTDENPGTTAVPITSSSVSVDDLTFNVSGDGSAEDMNQPRITIMIKMKALPLAMYSPVLIVQTTISQRKLNI